A window of Castanea sativa cultivar Marrone di Chiusa Pesio chromosome 8, ASM4071231v1 genomic DNA:
aatttgaatcctcaacttaaaatttttttttccactcataacaactaataacaacctaccacttagaaTTTGCTGTAAAAACAGAGTTGTGAAAATATCGTGAACATGacatttctcattaaaattacttcaaattttagaggtataaaattaaattttagtcaaAACATCTTACATGCCTTTAATAGAGTTTAAAATGACGATATTTTGAAGTTAATTGGCACATAACAGACATTATACGCGACATATTAATGAACCAACTTAAATCTGAATTATACATAACTCACAATGCAAGGGgtagatattaaaattttgaaactttgggAGAAAAATCGAAAATTACTCAAAATTTTATCAGTACAATCTTGAGTATTATCAATTTGTACATGCATCTGTTTCTTTCCGTGCATTTATACTTCTATAAATAGATCCTAAAACCTTGGTCGAAAGACTCGAAACCTAAAGAGAGAAGAGATTGTGAGTGAGATTCAGAGTAGTGTATTTTATGTGTGGTAAGAGTAGTTTGCACAAATGGGAGTAAAGAAGATAGTATTGATCTTAGCTTTTCTGGGGTTCTTGTATCTGGATGGATTGCCGCTTTGCACGGCCTCAGGAGTCCATAATTACACCTACATAAGTGTCACTCACCACCTACTATAGTACTCATTTTTGTTACTGACATATTTGTATAAAGCTTATTTTGATTCAGAAAGCATAATTATATTCAGTCTCAtacaaaataaagtaaaaaaaaaaaaacttatccaaACATCCCTTAGATAAGATCCAACTTTCCCTTCAATCATAAAAGCAGATGCTTTTGAAAAACATGCGGTGACCAATGTGAAGGGAAAGAGAAGTTCACTATTTTCATTTATGTTGAAATATTTTGCTTATGTTTAAGTTACTCAATATATAGAACACCCTTTCCAAATAATGTTACTGTGCTAATGATTTCGTTAGTTGGCCGGTTCTGGAGAGTAAAtgggaaactaacatctcgagtttcagaaactcgagatttaattaagaaatcgagtttttaaaactcgagataTGGTGTTTTGTTACTTCCATTACGTGGACAAATTTTCCATTACGTGGACAAATTTTCCACCTGGAGGAATTgagccacgtagaaatcgagtttataagactcgaaatctgCACAATATTCTCCCTCTTCCCCTTTCAAACGCaaacactctcactctctcaaaaaTCCTGAAACActttctcaatctctcaactctcagtgtctcaaacgctctctctcAATCTTTCAACTCTCAGTGTCTCAAACGctttctctcaatctctcaaacaCCGAAACCAGCCACCCTCACCCTCTAACGCGCGCCTCTTTcagaaccctctctctctcgcttctcAGCTGCTGCCACACCGACTGCCGGtaagcctctctctcttctctaattCCATGGGTGCTTACACCTTTTGGTCCTGTTACTCTGTTTTGGTGTAATTTGTTTGAACATGGCTTTTTCTGAAATGGGTTCTTCTAGATTAATTCACAGAGGCATGCatttaggaatttaattttgtttttactgaTATAGCAACATTTAGACATCAAAAATTGGCCTTCTCCTTTCTTTAAAGAAATTGTTGTAGCATTGATCGCTGGTTGTGTAACAATATTAGCCTGACCTTGTGACAAAATGCTTCAGTATTATGGTTTTTAAATTTGGGTAACGCgagttcttattttttgtttgaatgtttATCATATCTTGTGTTATCTTAATAGCGCATGGCATGTTACTATACTTCCCATcttgttaaattgattaatccAGCAAAGCATGAGGAAGCTAATCTGTTGGGCATTGATCAAATTATGTACTTCACAAAAATTGCAAGATATGTTTGATTCATATTAAAGCATGAAGTAGGAAGCAAGATAATTTATGGACAAATTAAATTCGTCAAACATAAAGGCTGTTTGCGTATTAGGTCTAGTTGTGATAAACTATTATATTGTAAAAGGAACTTCTCTCGAACAGCTATAATGCTAATTGGAAAATAATTGATAATTATAACAAAGGCGGTAGATGGGCAAAGGTATTCGTGGGTTTAGAGTGGCTGGAAGGACGGTCAAGTTGCCGATGATTTCAAGTCTTTTATTTGCGGATGATACTTTGGTATTTTGTGGGAATGATATGGAATAACTTTGCCAtttgaaatgtgttttgtcGTGTTTTGAAAGCATATCTGGTTGCAAGATATCTGCTCTGCCTATGAAATGCTTGGGGTTGTTGTTGGGGGCTAGTTACAACTCCAAAGCATGGAAACAGAAGTGAGAAGGATGGAAGAAGCTTTACTTGTCAGAAGGAGATAGAATCACCTTAATAAAGAGTACGCTCTCAATTTTGCCCGCATATTTCCTATCCCTGTTAGCATTGCTAGTTGCTTAGAGAAATTACTAAGAGTTTTTTTGTTAGGTGGATAGGAGATGATGTTAAGTTTCACTTGGTAAATTGGAAGATAGTTTGTGAGCCAATTCAATGTGGGAGTTGCATTAGAAGTTTTGGATGTCCTAATAGTGCTTTGTTTGGGAAGTGGCTTTGACATTATGCCATGGAAAAAGACACATTATTGAGAACtttgatagataaaaaaaatttgggttggAGGGAGGCAGCTGTGTTTTGGGGGTAACCAATGAACCCTATGGTGTGTCCCTTTGGAAACATATTTGCAATCGTTGGGACAGATTTTCTAAactaatcaagtttgaaatgagcaatttttattattattattttggcatGATCCATGGTGTCAGGAGGGGATTTGTAAGGAGACCTTGAGCAATTTTGAATAGCCCGAGATGAGGAGGCTTCGTGGTAGGCCGTATGGACTAGTGGAGCTATTCATTGGGACAATATGTTCACTAGAGCTGTCCATGATTGGGAGTTGTCATTTTTACAATCCTTTCTTAGCCTTCCCTATTCCACTAAAATTACTAGGGCTGGGGAAGACTGGATGTGTTAGACTCCCACTAGGAGCAATATATTTGGGGTTTTACTAATGAAAACCCTCATTTTTCTCCCATGGAAAATCATTTGGAGGGTAAATGTTCCTACCAAAGTAGCTTTCTTCATGTGGACAAGCTGCTAGTGGAAACATTCATACCATGGATAACTTGCTAAAGAGAAATATTTGTATTGTAGAGTGGTGTTGCATGTTTAACGGTGTAACAACAATGGGGAGTTTAtagcccatttacttcttcaccGTGATTATGTGCAAAGCCTATGGTTATTGGTGTTTTAATTGTATGGACTCCGGTGGGTTATGCCTAAGAGGGTAGTGGATTTGTTGGGTTGTTGGAAAGGCGGTTGTGGCGTACATCATTTTGCATGACTTGGGGGAAATTCTATGATGCCTCATGTGGACTATTTGGAGAGAATGAAACCAACATACCTTTGAAGGGATTAAGAGTTTGCAGTTGAGTTAAAACTGATTTTCTAATGCTTCATGTATGATTGGATGGCTGCTTTGATTGGAAACTCCTTTTCTACTGAAGGAATTTCtggatttatgtaattttcgaTGATACTTTTAGCGTCCCTAGCACACTCCCTGTCTACATGGGGTGTATActgtttttaataattcaattaaattcttcaattacctataaaaaaaactgataatACTTGTGTTGTGTCAATGCAGAAGGGGAATGTCCCTTTTTTAGGGGACTTCTCTCatatgaaactcaattatttttccCCTTCAAATAAGTCCAGATAAGATTCAAAGTTGTCATGGAagaaatttgtctttttttttgggagagttTTAAGTTCATTACTACTCTGaccaaaaggggaaaaaatcatTACTGGtttcaaattgttttgttttgtttttggagtgAGACTACTTTCGCAGTATGTAGTGTGGCTGATGTAACAGTGACTTGATGAGCAATACTTGGAAGGTTTGGTAATGGCATTGCCAATGTTGTTGTTGGAGTTGGAGGCTTTGGAGGTGTAGGTGATTGAATTTGAGGATGATGTTCGAAAGCTTCTAATTGATCAAAAAATCGATAGGTTTTTCCATCGGCTTTCCCAGTGCGACCTTCTTTGGTTCTTTTGTGGTACTTGTACACGTTCTCGAATTTCTCCTTGCATTTCTTGGCGCTTCGATTATAACCAAGTTCTGCCAGCTTCCTGATTtagaaaatgaaacaaaataaaaatccatgaaaaatatttattagaaaataaaaaaaaaactcagtttCTGTTTCTATCACACATTAATTTTAACAAGAAAACAAAGTAGCATTGCCACATAAAATAGACAAGAAGAGTTATGACATAATGAAAACAAGATGCTATAGAAGAGAAGGATGAAACAAAACATATAGGAGGAGTTAAGAATTGGTAGATAACTAAGCACTGTTGTCTCCGATGGAAATTATAGAGCTCAAGCTGGGAGAATTATTCTAGATTTAATTTTCCTAGTACTTTTCGAGAACTAAACTGAACAAGAGTGAACAAAGTGAGATAAGAAAACCAACTGATGTTTATAAACTGAATATAAATTCTGATATCCTTTTTGGAATATTAGAAAAGGGGAAAAtgcttgaaaagaaaacaaacccGAATTCCATATGCCTAGAATGAACCTTTGAACTCAACCTACATGTTATATGAGAGAGAGGAAATGCGATTAGGTCCAAAGACCTTGGGcaattttccagaaaatttcaagaatagAGTCTTGGCCTTGTGAAAACATAATCAAGCAGCCAAAACCGCAACCCAAATCCTacaatcacaattttttctctaaacatACTACTATCATAGGGTGCGAACCAAGTCTAAGTGTTCAAGTTGAACCAGAATTCTGTCAAATGCAACCCAACCATTGACCTTCAGCAGCTAATACTACACACAGCTTAAAGAGCATCAATCTCCCTTACACTAATGAACACCAGTGGAACAGATTTAGGCACTACAATGACATCAAACCCCAGCAACACCAGCATGATAAGCAAATCAGAAAGAATGCATCTTCCagttcaaaaaatacaaacaccaaCTTGTAGGCCAAAAATAAAAGACCTGAACAGCATTTTGGGAATTACAACTAGATAAATTTGGCTTCAGGAGAAGTGGCTACTGATTCAAGCATAATACCTAAGAACCACATGTACTTCAAAATCCACTAGTGTGTTTGTTTCAGACACATTGGGGACAATTTGCATGAATATTCTCAGTATTTTGGGAGTAAAAAAggattcattttttattttataaaacttcattttattttataatggttttttattaaattattagaaTGTCTTAACTCTTAGGCGTCTCTACTAGGGGATCTTTTTTTCTAAACTTCCAATTGAGTCTTTGTAATTAGTACTGTTTATAGAGTCTTGGTAGTTTGCTGGATTTTTCATTCTTCTGATATGCTTCCATCTATTTAACTCAGCTGCACAACTTATTAACCAAGCAAATTGAGTTATTTGGTattgttttaatataattttttggtgtGGAAGTAGCTATTAAAGTCCTCGAGTCTGAGCGTGTAAATTCAGATATGTAGAGAGAGTTTAGGCAGGATGTCTTTTTAATGAGGTGTGTTGAACCgtgttattttccaaaattttgactTGGGATATATGTTCTTCATATCTTGTTTGTTGAGGTTATGTAACTAGGCTTAATATAATTGTTTGTGGGCATTAGAGTTATTTATGAACACTTAATTCTATGGAATATTGTTGCACTCTTTGCAGTATGGAGCCTAGGATCGATGAGGAGCCAGAGATTGTGCGCCCTGGTCCAGAAGATCCTTCATTGTTGACGCGACAACGAAATCATAGAtcagaggacatttggaatggcgaggtgaaatatctagttttAACAACTACTTTAATTTTTACGTCGTCTTTGACTTTTAGCAAGTTCTTTGAAAGTTGTATATCTAATTCTAACaaccgctataatttttatccattttacaGGACTCGGGCTCACTTACATGCCGTGGTCGCGCTAAGGAGATGGCAAAGATAACGATGCAAGATAATCGGGTGATTGATATTATCAAGTTGGTGGGGTTAGAAGGATTGTTTAGGGTCCCTtccagagagatagatcattgcctaatatcggccctagttgagcgatggcggccggagactcatacgttccatcttccacatggtgagatgtcaatcaccctagaagatgtggaggtcatttttggacttcctatagacggtgaggtcttggttgggccgactACTGTGGTGGATGGGAATTGGAGGCAACTATGCgtggagttgcttggttttggCGTTCCAgagaatgacaacaaaactttggtggggcaaagaattctcattAGCCGCCTTGTTGAGCGCATTGTAGAGCCACTGCCTCATGATGCAACGGAGGAGCAAGTACATCAGTATGCccggtgctatattttagcaCTACTAGGGGATAAGATTTTCATGGATAAGtcgggagatagggtgcatctGATGTTCTTGGAGTTCCTGCGGAACCTTCATGATCCGCCaaagtatagttggggtagtggttgcCTGGCATGGTTGTATAGAGAGTTGTGCCGGGCAAGTGATAAAGAGGCATCGCAGATTGGTGGGGCGTTGCAattggtccagtattgggcatg
This region includes:
- the LOC142607559 gene encoding serine/threonine-protein phosphatase 7 long form homolog, which translates into the protein MSMEPRIDEEPEIVRPGPEDPSLLTRQRNHRSEDIWNGEDSGSLTCRGRAKEMAKITMQDNRVIDIIKLVGLEGLFRVPSREIDHCLISALVERWRPETHTFHLPHGEMSITLEDVEVIFGLPIDGEVLVGPTTVVDGNWRQLCVELLGFGVPENDNKTLVGQRILISRLVERIVEPLPHDATEEQVHQYARCYILALLGDKIFMDKSGDRVHLMFLEFLRNLHDPPKYSWGSGCLAWLYRELCRASDKEASQIGGALQLVQYWAWARLPFLCPRIEPPPGCDYGPWPKAPLAFKWVRVPSPKSRPSGTALIHYREQLVRMQPDQSAELIPTVEGFVAVGTESIPPSSVIKQLAVAVEYVHFFVTWLQNLPVG